Proteins encoded together in one Diabrotica undecimpunctata isolate CICGRU chromosome 3, icDiaUnde3, whole genome shotgun sequence window:
- the LOC140437660 gene encoding uncharacterized protein, with protein sequence MHVNILMGFLLFSVFCVTSAEEKQCRMCPLSTKSFPKIKNELKITENEICDCGKPLFYDEISKTCIDLKDCSIIKELYQIQENPLTIFSQVFDSEDFISILKGDVFILCKVALVDTGLLTEADMKELEDSKDGRIIKAALQQHIGSVFVKYSTITTIIFNPFVRRNPTIIKKCGSDDMCITAYFIKKYPKLTKQMTKNFVPNLTKGLDNFGVHLQQCLQIECEEQECKFVKFILILLDLIEE encoded by the coding sequence aatgTCGAATGTGTCCACTTTCAACCAAATCCTTccctaaaattaaaaatgaacttaaaattacagaaaatgagATTTGTGATTGTGGAAAGCCGTTATTTTACGACGAAATCAGTAAAACTTGTATCGATTTAAAGGACTGCTCGATCATAAAAGAGCTGTATCAAATCCAGGAGAACCCGTTAACTATTTTCAGTCAGGTTTTTGACAGTGAAGATTTCATTAGTATTCTTAAAGGAGATGTATTTATATTATGTAAAGTAGCTCTTGTAGACACTGGATTATTAACAGAAGCAGATATGAAGGAGCTTGAAGATTCGAAAGATGGTAGAATAATTAAAGCAGCTTTGCAGCAACATATAGGCTCCGTATTTGTGAAGTATTCAACTATTACCACCATAATATTTAATCCATTCGTAAGAAGAAATCCAACCATTATAAAAAAATGCGGTTCAGATGACATGTGCATAACTGCATATTTCATAAAGAAATATCCGAAACTCACGAAACAAATGACCAAGAATTTCGTACCTAACCTCACTAAGGGACTTGACAATTTTGGTGTTCACCTTCAACAATGCCTTCAAATCGAATGCGAAGAACAAGAATgcaaatttgttaaatttatacTAATTCTTTTAGATTTAATTGAAGAATAG